The Vulgatibacter sp. region GACGTGATGGCGTCGAAGCACATCCGCGCCGACATCAACTACGCCTTCCCCACCGCCGAGATCGCGGTGATGGGTCCCGACGGCGCGGTGAACATCATCTTCCGCGACGAGCTGAAGAAGGCCGCCGATCCGGTGAAGCGCAAGGACGAGCTGGTCCGCGACTACCGCGAGAAGTTCGCCAACCCCTACAAGGCGGCGGAGCTCGGCTACATCGACGAGGTGATCCTGCCCGAGCAGACCCGCGGCCGCCTCGTGCGCGCCCTGGAGATGCTCAAGAACAAGCGCCAGGAGAACCCGCCGAAGAAGCACGGGAACATCCCGCTCTGATCGAGAGCGCGAGCGCGATCGTGATCACCAGGCAGGGGCCGCCCGTTCATCGGGTGGCCCCGCTTGCGTTTTCAGGGCACGTGCTCGGGGATCGCCTCCTCGACGAAGGGGCGGACCTCCACCTCCGGACCGATCGCCCAGAAGTCGGAGCCGGAGACCTCGTCGAAGACGAAGGCGAGGTTCTCGGCGGTGAAGAGGCCCGCAAACTCCTCCCAGCTCAGCCGGGACTCCACCGTGTACTCGCGATCCGGCATCGCCAGCTGCAGGTAGCCGTCGTCGCTCAGGGCCGGCCGGGCCCCCCGCTGCTCCGCCCAGCGCCGCACCACGCTCGGGTCGTGGGTCAGGTAGCGCATCCCATCCTCCTCCGGCATCGGGGCGCATGCCCCGGCTCGGGAAAGGTTTGCATGGCTGCCTGAGAAGGAAATGCCCAGTCTTAGGGCTGGGGTGGGCCCGGGAGGCACATGGACAAGCCCAAGCAGAGCGTCAACCCTGCTGCCAGCAAGCTGGTCGAGCCCGAGGCTGCCGGACCGCTCGGGGCGGAGACCCCCGAGATCGTGGCCAAGGGCACGACGGTGGGGACCGCGCGGCTGAGCCGGCCCTTCTTGCCCGAGGCCCTGGCGGCCTTCGTCGGGGCGATGAGCATCTCCTTCGGCGCGGTGGCGATGGCGGTCGCCGGTGGCATCGGCGAGGAACTCGGCGGCGAGGCCCTGCGCCGGCTCCTCGGGGCGCTCGCCTTTCCCGTGGGATTCGTGATCCTGCTCATCGGCAAGAGCGAGCTTTTCACCGAGAACTTCCTGCTCCCGGTGCTCGGCGTCCTCCAGCGCCGGGCGCCGCTGCGCTCGCTCTTCCGGCTCTGGACGGTCTCGCTCACCTTCAACCTGCTCGGGGCCGCGGTCTTCGCCCTGCTGATCGGGCTGCCCGGCGTCCTCGAGCCCGCGGCCGCCGCCGACATCATCGCGGTGGCGGAGCACAAGCTGTCGATGGGGTGGGGCGAGGCCTTCGTCCGCGCCATCTTCGCCGGCTGGCTGATGACGATCCTCACCTGGCTGCTGCTCGCCTGCAACACGGTGGGCGAGCGGCTGGCGATCATCTGGACCATCGCTTCGCTGATCGTATTGGGGCGCTTCAACCACGCCGTGATCAGCTCCTGGGGGGCTGGCGATGGGCTTCGCCAGGCGGCGGCTCCAGCGGCGCAGGGCGGCGGCGGCGCGCCGCGCCACCAGGGAGCAGCACGCCTGATCGCGCGCGGCCCTGCGCCAGGGCAGGGCCGCGCGCAGCTGCCCTACTGCCGTGCTGCCGCCTCGATCACGTAGAGACCGAGGCCGGCGCCGACCACGGCGGCCTTGCCCTGCGCCGTGGTGGCGACCTCGATTCCGCGACCCTCGCCCGTCATCGGCGCGCTGCCGTGGATCGTCCCGTCGAGCCCGAGCGCGAAGACCGCGGCGGTGCTGTGGACGTAGGTGGTCTGCGCCACCGCGAGGAAGCCCGGCCCCGCTTCGGTCTCGGGCACCCAGGCGAGCGGGCCCGCGTGGTGGGCGTCGCCGCTGAAGAGGCCGGTGGGCTCGAGGCGGGTCACCCACAGAATCGAGCCGCTGGTGGGGTCGACGAGGTAGACCGCGCCGTTGTTGCTGCTCACCGCGAGCTCGGCGATGCCGTCGGCGTTGGTGTCCGGCACGTCGGCGGCGTAGTGGCTCG contains the following coding sequences:
- a CDS encoding formate/nitrite transporter family protein; protein product: MDKPKQSVNPAASKLVEPEAAGPLGAETPEIVAKGTTVGTARLSRPFLPEALAAFVGAMSISFGAVAMAVAGGIGEELGGEALRRLLGALAFPVGFVILLIGKSELFTENFLLPVLGVLQRRAPLRSLFRLWTVSLTFNLLGAAVFALLIGLPGVLEPAAAADIIAVAEHKLSMGWGEAFVRAIFAGWLMTILTWLLLACNTVGERLAIIWTIASLIVLGRFNHAVISSWGAGDGLRQAAAPAAQGGGGAPRHQGAARLIARGPAPGQGRAQLPYCRAAASIT